The following coding sequences are from one Shewanella eurypsychrophilus window:
- a CDS encoding metal ABC transporter permease has protein sequence MTSLFNSGLDALLLPFSFTFMHQAFAIVLLVAIPTSVLSCFLVLKGWSLMGDAISHSVLPGVILAYVLSIPYAIGAFAAGMFCALATGFIKDNSRLKEDTVMGVVFSSMFGLGLVLMTKIETGVHLDHILFGDVLGVSWIDILEAGGIALLVISFILFKGRDLLVFVFDHQHAKAIGLPVGLLHYGLLSILSLTIVGALKAVGMILVVAMLIAPGAIAFLLTRKFQSMMLIALLISTLTSFLGVYLSFFIDSAPAPTIIMLMTLIFICVFFYSGYQTRRASSPRSTFILKNQPERQHSLETAK, from the coding sequence ATGACCAGCTTATTTAACTCGGGTCTGGACGCATTGCTCTTACCCTTTAGCTTTACCTTCATGCATCAAGCCTTTGCGATTGTCCTGTTAGTGGCAATTCCCACCTCTGTGCTCTCCTGTTTTCTAGTGCTCAAGGGCTGGTCGCTGATGGGGGATGCCATCTCCCATTCGGTACTCCCCGGAGTTATCTTGGCCTATGTGCTGTCTATCCCCTATGCCATAGGGGCATTCGCCGCCGGTATGTTCTGCGCGTTAGCCACTGGATTTATCAAGGACAATAGTCGTCTCAAGGAGGACACTGTGATGGGAGTGGTGTTTTCCAGCATGTTTGGCTTAGGCTTAGTGCTGATGACTAAGATTGAGACCGGGGTGCACCTAGATCATATCTTGTTCGGCGATGTACTCGGTGTGAGCTGGATAGATATACTAGAAGCGGGTGGCATTGCGCTGCTTGTCATCAGTTTCATTCTATTCAAGGGGCGGGATCTGCTGGTGTTTGTGTTCGATCACCAACATGCCAAGGCCATAGGTCTGCCTGTGGGACTGCTACATTATGGTCTACTGTCGATACTCTCCCTCACCATAGTCGGTGCACTTAAGGCTGTAGGTATGATTCTGGTTGTCGCCATGTTGATCGCCCCCGGTGCCATCGCCTTCCTGTTAACCCGAAAGTTTCAATCTATGATGCTAATCGCGCTGCTTATCTCGACCCTGACTTCCTTCTTGGGGGTCTACCTCAGCTTCTTTATCGATAGCGCCCCGGCGCCAACCATCATCATGCTGATGACACTGATCTTCATCTGTGTGTTTTTCTATTCCGGCTATCAGACGAGGCGTGCCTCCTCGCCCCGTTCTACTTTCATACTGAAAAACCAACCAGAACGGCAGCACAGTTTAGAAACGGCCAAATAG
- a CDS encoding AzlD domain-containing protein, with protein MIWLTIFAMAAVVFGSRYLFLEPKLPVRLSKNTLAFLSYSAPAVLTAIFAPIVFIREEHLDLSLDNSYLICAILAAFLAYTTRSVLLTTVVSMGLFFFIH; from the coding sequence ATGATCTGGTTGACAATTTTTGCCATGGCGGCTGTAGTATTTGGCAGCCGATACCTGTTTTTAGAGCCCAAACTTCCGGTACGACTCAGCAAGAATACGTTGGCATTTTTGAGTTATTCAGCCCCAGCCGTACTCACAGCCATTTTTGCTCCCATCGTCTTTATTCGGGAAGAACATTTAGATTTGAGCTTAGATAACAGCTATTTGATATGCGCTATCTTAGCCGCATTTTTGGCATACACAACGCGCAGTGTCTTACTGACTACAGTAGTGAGCATGGGATTGTTTTTTTTCATTCATTAA
- a CDS encoding helix-turn-helix transcriptional regulator, with translation MRRADRLFQIVQVLRTRRLTTAQQLAERLEVSTRTIYRDVQDLCLSGIPIEGEAGVGYLLRQEVNVPPLMFNEAELEAIQVGMRMVQAWGGKELSSAAKQAMIKVEAVLPERLQDYQSLMFAPDFHIDSDEFKFLDVLRKSSRLREYLLMDYRDAKEDTSQREIRPLAIYFWKGTWTLLAWCELRNDFRNFRVDRITGLINQQRHFAVSPGEEMHDYIAMMEAKYGTE, from the coding sequence ATGCGTCGAGCGGATCGGTTATTTCAGATAGTACAAGTTCTTCGAACTCGGCGATTAACGACGGCGCAGCAGCTGGCCGAACGGCTGGAAGTCTCGACCCGAACCATATATCGCGATGTCCAAGATCTGTGTTTAAGCGGCATCCCTATCGAAGGTGAAGCAGGAGTGGGTTACTTGCTTCGCCAAGAGGTGAATGTGCCTCCGCTGATGTTTAATGAGGCTGAACTTGAGGCGATTCAGGTTGGCATGCGCATGGTGCAGGCCTGGGGTGGCAAAGAGCTCTCCAGCGCTGCTAAACAGGCGATGATCAAGGTTGAAGCTGTCTTACCAGAACGCTTGCAGGATTATCAATCCTTGATGTTTGCTCCGGACTTTCATATCGATAGCGATGAGTTTAAGTTTCTCGATGTGCTCAGAAAGTCCTCACGATTAAGAGAGTATCTATTGATGGATTATCGCGATGCTAAAGAAGATACCAGTCAAAGGGAGATACGTCCTCTGGCCATCTATTTTTGGAAGGGAACTTGGACCTTGTTGGCCTGGTGTGAATTGAGAAATGATTTTCGTAACTTCAGAGTCGATAGGATCACCGGACTCATAAATCAGCAGCGACACTTTGCGGTATCACCGGGTGAAGAGATGCATGATTACATCGCGATGATGGAAGCTAAGTATGGTACGGAGTAG
- a CDS encoding AraC family transcriptional regulator, with the protein MAQTALKADKQDSAKQRNSSEKADFTLAQELGGIELLDASYQKQNFSRHSHEGYTVGVIETGAQKFFRTGSNHLAPQNSIILVNADEVHNGCSATDNGWSYRAMYPLPEQFSSINQELGLSSKGAPYFPEAVVHDKSMADMLRMTFQTLKESDNRLLRESVVYATMIKLMARHSKHKGEQQSQTLAQPQLALVKQFLDDHPGADVSLEELAQLAGLSPFYLIKQFQHTFGLPPHAYQIQARIRLAKKQIRNGNKLLDVALACGFHDQSHLNRHFKRTMGVTPGQYAKEFTGMRKSASLYKPAYLS; encoded by the coding sequence ATGGCGCAAACGGCACTTAAGGCAGACAAGCAAGATTCTGCAAAGCAGAGAAACAGTAGCGAAAAAGCGGATTTTACCTTGGCTCAAGAGCTAGGGGGTATTGAGCTGCTCGATGCCAGTTATCAAAAACAGAACTTCTCCCGTCACAGCCATGAAGGCTACACAGTTGGGGTGATAGAAACTGGTGCACAGAAATTCTTCCGTACCGGCAGCAATCACTTAGCACCACAGAACAGTATAATACTGGTCAACGCCGATGAGGTACATAACGGCTGCTCAGCCACTGACAATGGCTGGTCTTATCGTGCCATGTACCCGCTGCCTGAGCAGTTCTCCTCGATTAACCAAGAATTAGGACTTTCCTCGAAAGGTGCACCTTATTTTCCCGAGGCCGTGGTCCACGACAAGTCGATGGCCGACATGCTTCGCATGACATTTCAGACTCTTAAAGAGTCCGATAACAGACTACTACGAGAATCTGTTGTTTATGCCACCATGATTAAGCTCATGGCACGTCACAGCAAGCACAAAGGCGAGCAGCAATCACAGACATTAGCTCAGCCTCAACTGGCACTGGTGAAACAGTTTCTCGATGATCATCCTGGCGCCGATGTATCACTGGAAGAACTGGCGCAATTAGCAGGACTTAGCCCTTTCTATTTGATTAAACAATTTCAGCACACCTTTGGTCTGCCTCCCCATGCCTATCAAATCCAAGCGCGAATCAGGCTCGCCAAAAAACAAATTCGAAACGGCAATAAATTGCTGGATGTCGCCTTAGCCTGCGGCTTTCACGACCAGAGCCACCTTAACCGTCACTTTAAACGCACCATGGGCGTCACACCGGGACAGTACGCCAAAGAGTTTACTGGTATGAGAAAAAGTGCAAGTTTGTACAAGCCAGCGTATCTCAGTTAA
- the panP gene encoding pyridoxal-dependent aspartate 1-decarboxylase PanP yields MSMTPRRATASEEALLRIFTVPEAPDSTLSVIEQNISQNLMGFLQESVVAIEKPLSEIELDFQQHQIPSAPQFVSDYADEMMKTLVAHSVHTSSPSFIGHMTSALPYFVLPLSKMMVGLNQNLVKIETSKAFTPLERQVLGMMHHLIYSEDDKFYKNWMHSANYSLGAFCSGGTVANITALWIARNQLLKADGDFKGVSAQGLMKALRHYGYADLAILVSERGHYSLAKTADLLGIGRENIIKIPTSSDNKVDVDKMRAMAKQLKHDNIKVMAIVGVAGTTETGNIDPLDELATLASELKCHFHVDAAWGGASLLSNKYRHLLKGIERADSVTIDAHKQMYVPMGAGMVIFKDPSFANAIKHHAEYILRKGSKDLGSQTLEGSRPGMAMLVHACLQVIGRDGYEILINNSLEKARYFAELIHKNEDFEVVSEPELCLLTYRYVPKSVQQAMLKARESGNTEKLIEFNGLLDGLTKFVQKRQREQGTSFVSRTRINPESSSGLNIQSVVFRVVLANPLTTHEILQQVLAEQIEIAKQDNKFLPQLLALASHSS; encoded by the coding sequence ATGTCGATGACACCAAGACGAGCCACAGCTTCTGAAGAGGCATTACTGCGTATCTTCACCGTACCAGAAGCCCCTGATTCAACATTAAGCGTCATCGAACAGAACATATCGCAAAACTTGATGGGCTTCCTGCAAGAAAGTGTGGTTGCCATCGAGAAGCCTCTGTCTGAGATAGAATTAGACTTTCAGCAGCATCAAATTCCCTCAGCACCTCAGTTTGTTTCAGACTATGCCGATGAGATGATGAAGACCTTAGTGGCCCACTCGGTTCATACCTCATCGCCTAGCTTTATCGGTCATATGACATCTGCTCTTCCATATTTCGTCTTGCCCTTGTCTAAGATGATGGTTGGTCTGAATCAAAACCTGGTAAAAATCGAGACATCTAAGGCCTTCACGCCACTGGAACGTCAGGTCTTAGGCATGATGCATCACCTGATCTACAGTGAAGACGATAAGTTTTATAAAAACTGGATGCACAGTGCTAACTACTCCCTCGGGGCATTTTGCTCAGGCGGCACGGTTGCTAACATCACAGCCCTATGGATAGCGCGCAATCAGCTGTTAAAAGCAGATGGCGACTTCAAAGGCGTATCGGCTCAAGGCCTGATGAAGGCCCTGCGTCACTATGGCTATGCTGATTTAGCCATCTTAGTCTCAGAGCGTGGTCATTACTCGTTAGCAAAAACGGCAGACTTGCTTGGCATAGGCCGTGAGAACATCATTAAAATCCCCACATCGAGTGATAACAAGGTCGATGTGGATAAGATGCGCGCCATGGCAAAACAGCTTAAGCATGACAACATCAAGGTGATGGCCATCGTCGGCGTTGCGGGCACCACAGAGACGGGCAATATCGACCCCTTAGATGAGCTTGCTACATTGGCAAGTGAACTTAAGTGCCATTTCCACGTCGATGCGGCTTGGGGTGGCGCCTCGCTATTATCGAACAAGTACCGCCATCTGCTTAAGGGCATAGAGCGTGCGGACTCAGTCACAATCGATGCGCACAAACAGATGTATGTGCCCATGGGCGCAGGTATGGTTATCTTCAAAGACCCAAGCTTTGCCAACGCCATTAAGCATCATGCAGAATATATTTTACGAAAGGGCTCTAAAGATTTAGGCAGTCAAACCTTGGAAGGTTCACGCCCGGGTATGGCCATGTTGGTCCATGCCTGCCTGCAGGTCATTGGCCGAGATGGTTACGAAATCCTAATAAATAACAGCTTAGAAAAAGCTCGTTACTTTGCTGAGCTTATTCATAAAAATGAAGATTTTGAAGTGGTATCTGAACCGGAACTCTGTCTACTCACTTACCGTTATGTTCCCAAATCGGTGCAACAGGCAATGTTAAAGGCAAGAGAGAGCGGTAACACTGAAAAGTTAATCGAATTTAACGGCTTACTCGACGGCCTGACTAAATTTGTGCAGAAACGTCAACGAGAACAAGGCACCTCATTTGTTTCTCGTACCCGTATTAATCCCGAAAGTAGCAGCGGACTCAATATTCAATCTGTGGTGTTTCGTGTGGTCTTGGCTAATCCCCTCACCACCCATGAAATACTGCAACAGGTCCTAGCCGAGCAGATAGAGATAGCCAAGCAAGATAATAAGTTCTTGCCGCAACTGTTAGCACTCGCCTCTCACTCGTCTTAA
- a CDS encoding thiol-disulfide oxidoreductase DCC family protein, with the protein METRNIIIFDGVCNLCNGAVNFIIKRDPKQRFCFTPMQSEAAKDLMSRYSLVSDYGDTFFLIKQGKCYTRTDAALEICKDLAGVWKLLLVFKVLPRSFRDFFYNGLGSRRYSLFGKRDTCMLPTEELRSRFID; encoded by the coding sequence ATGGAAACCAGAAATATCATCATCTTCGATGGTGTGTGTAATCTCTGCAATGGTGCGGTCAACTTCATCATTAAGCGAGATCCTAAGCAGAGGTTTTGCTTTACGCCTATGCAAAGCGAGGCTGCGAAAGACTTGATGAGCAGATATTCCCTTGTGAGTGATTATGGCGATACCTTCTTTCTTATCAAGCAGGGAAAATGTTACACCCGTACCGATGCGGCGCTTGAGATCTGTAAGGACTTAGCTGGTGTTTGGAAGTTACTGCTAGTTTTTAAGGTATTGCCACGTTCATTTAGGGATTTTTTCTATAACGGGCTGGGCAGTCGGCGTTACTCTCTGTTCGGTAAGCGTGATACCTGTATGTTACCTACAGAAGAGCTGCGCAGCCGGTTTATTGATTGA
- a CDS encoding AzlC family ABC transporter permease yields the protein MSSQTQVIKQEGKFSGFLKGALAVMPLTIAVIPWGILAGSFALDAGLSPFESQAMSAIIFAGSAQLVATGMIKAGIGLTSILITTLLITSRHFLYGMAMRPQISPMPFKWRLVLGFLLTDELFAIANQGKQHKLNPWYALGGGFSFYLGWNLATAAGIIAGQTIPNLDTWGLDFAIAATFIAIVVPSVKKPSVLFCVLVSLVGAVVCELLAIPAGLLIAALLGMTCGTLYAKLTGEKT from the coding sequence ATGAGTTCCCAGACGCAAGTAATAAAGCAAGAGGGGAAATTTAGCGGTTTCTTAAAAGGCGCCTTAGCTGTAATGCCACTCACCATAGCCGTGATCCCTTGGGGGATTTTAGCAGGCTCTTTTGCTCTGGATGCCGGCTTATCTCCTTTCGAGAGTCAGGCCATGTCTGCCATTATTTTTGCAGGTTCAGCGCAGCTGGTTGCAACTGGAATGATAAAAGCAGGAATTGGCTTAACCAGTATTTTAATCACCACCTTACTCATCACATCACGGCACTTTCTCTATGGCATGGCCATGCGGCCGCAAATCAGTCCCATGCCATTCAAATGGCGACTCGTCTTAGGCTTTCTGCTTACCGATGAGCTCTTTGCCATCGCCAACCAAGGTAAACAGCACAAGCTAAATCCTTGGTACGCCTTAGGCGGTGGATTTAGCTTTTACTTAGGTTGGAACCTCGCCACAGCAGCTGGCATTATCGCGGGTCAAACAATTCCCAATCTGGACACTTGGGGGCTGGATTTCGCTATTGCTGCGACCTTTATCGCCATTGTCGTGCCTTCGGTGAAGAAACCATCGGTCCTATTTTGTGTACTGGTCTCTTTAGTCGGCGCAGTGGTCTGTGAGCTATTAGCCATTCCCGCAGGATTACTTATCGCAGCCTTGCTTGGTATGACCTGCGGTACTCTCTACGCCAAACTTACGGGAGAGAAAACATGA
- a CDS encoding NIPSNAP family protein yields MNVTCHVKYIINPDMIEEFEHYAQLWIPLVEKFGGQHHGYFLPSEGANDIALALFSFPSLADYETYRNESANDADCLVAFDYAKKHKFILRYERNFMRPILN; encoded by the coding sequence ATGAACGTCACCTGTCATGTTAAATATATAATCAATCCGGATATGATTGAAGAATTTGAGCACTATGCCCAGCTCTGGATCCCGTTGGTTGAAAAGTTTGGTGGCCAGCATCATGGTTACTTTCTGCCTAGCGAGGGAGCAAATGATATCGCGTTAGCCTTATTTTCATTTCCTAGTCTGGCTGATTATGAGACCTACCGAAATGAATCAGCCAATGATGCCGATTGTCTCGTTGCATTTGATTATGCCAAAAAGCACAAATTCATCTTAAGGTATGAGCGAAATTTTATGCGGCCAATCTTAAACTAA
- a CDS encoding VOC family protein, which produces MLQQAPLVWGEIAVENMDRAVEFYGKHFSVSFRRETMNDMEMAVLETEDKEAASIGLVKHEMMKPSAHGSVLYLHLSDELTPLVDSIAKAGVKVLLPVMPIKEGECGFIALFEDSEGNTVGLWSKNR; this is translated from the coding sequence ATGTTACAACAAGCACCGTTGGTTTGGGGCGAAATAGCCGTCGAAAACATGGATAGAGCCGTTGAGTTTTATGGCAAGCATTTTTCTGTCAGCTTCAGACGTGAAACCATGAACGATATGGAGATGGCTGTTCTGGAGACTGAGGATAAGGAAGCGGCCAGTATTGGCTTAGTTAAACATGAAATGATGAAGCCATCAGCCCATGGTAGTGTGTTGTACCTTCACTTGAGTGATGAACTAACACCTTTGGTAGACAGTATTGCTAAAGCTGGCGTGAAAGTGCTACTGCCTGTGATGCCAATCAAGGAAGGCGAATGTGGCTTCATCGCCTTATTTGAAGACAGCGAAGGCAACACGGTCGGTCTCTGGTCAAAAAACAGATAG
- a CDS encoding YkgJ family cysteine cluster protein, with protein sequence MTIKVKNIPVPEVTCSTCQACCCSLEVRIISDTGVPNHHIDIDFYGNETMLRLDDGRCSALNRDTLMCSIYEHRPWVCREFEVGSYECMNERMGN encoded by the coding sequence ATGACCATTAAAGTAAAAAACATACCCGTTCCCGAAGTCACATGTTCAACCTGCCAGGCATGTTGTTGCAGTTTGGAAGTCAGGATTATTTCAGATACCGGTGTTCCCAATCATCATATCGATATTGATTTTTATGGGAATGAAACAATGTTGCGTTTAGATGATGGTAGGTGTTCTGCGCTAAATAGAGATACTTTAATGTGTTCAATCTATGAGCACCGACCATGGGTTTGTCGAGAGTTTGAAGTCGGCTCATATGAATGCATGAATGAACGTATGGGAAATTAA
- a CDS encoding metal ABC transporter substrate-binding protein, with protein sequence MLRTFGLLLTITLSFWSQDLLASQSDKFKVITTFTVIADMARNVAGDAAIVESITKPDAEIHNYQATPGDIRRAQGADLILYNGLNLELWFDKFFHNLNEVPRTIVTKGIEPMGISQGPYSGKPNPHAWMSAPNALIYVENIRLALVRYDSKNAPSYNANAKRYSAQILAAVEPFKAQLDAVAKDKRWLVTSEGAFSYLTRDYDLKELYLWPINADAQGTPQQVRKVIDQMRQQKIPVIFSESTVSAKPAQQVARETGAKYGGVLYVDSLSSSSGPVPTYIELLTTTLSTIARGLNE encoded by the coding sequence ATGCTTCGTACATTTGGTTTGCTGCTCACTATCACCCTCTCCTTCTGGTCTCAAGACCTGCTTGCCAGCCAGAGTGATAAATTTAAGGTCATCACCACCTTCACCGTTATCGCAGATATGGCGAGAAACGTGGCGGGCGATGCCGCTATTGTCGAGTCAATCACCAAACCAGATGCCGAAATTCATAACTATCAGGCGACACCGGGAGATATTCGTCGGGCCCAGGGAGCCGATCTCATTTTGTATAACGGTCTCAATCTGGAACTCTGGTTCGACAAGTTTTTTCACAATCTCAATGAGGTTCCCCGCACCATAGTCACCAAAGGCATAGAGCCTATGGGGATTTCTCAGGGCCCTTACTCAGGTAAGCCTAATCCCCACGCCTGGATGTCAGCCCCCAATGCCCTGATCTATGTGGAAAATATCCGTCTGGCCTTGGTCCGCTATGACAGTAAAAATGCGCCAAGCTATAACGCCAATGCCAAACGGTATTCGGCGCAAATCCTCGCCGCCGTCGAACCATTCAAGGCGCAGTTAGACGCAGTCGCGAAAGACAAACGTTGGCTGGTGACCAGCGAGGGGGCATTTAGCTACCTGACTCGAGACTATGATCTAAAAGAGCTCTACCTTTGGCCTATCAATGCTGATGCTCAAGGCACCCCGCAGCAGGTAAGAAAGGTTATCGACCAGATGAGGCAGCAGAAAATCCCCGTCATCTTCAGTGAGAGCACGGTATCGGCCAAACCCGCTCAGCAAGTGGCAAGAGAAACCGGAGCTAAATACGGCGGTGTGCTTTATGTGGACTCTCTGAGCAGCAGCTCTGGACCGGTGCCGACCTATATCGAGTTACTCACTACGACACTGAGCACCATAGCCAGGGGGCTAAATGAGTAA
- a CDS encoding metal ABC transporter permease: protein MIETLLQPFEYSYMVNAIFISALVGGVCAFLSAYLMLKGWSLIGDALSHSIVPGVAGAYMLGLPFALGAFFSGGLAATTMLFLSQRSKLKEDAIIGLIFTSFFGLGLFMVSLSPTSVNIQTIVLGNILAITPEDTLQLLLISGISLVVLMLKWRDLMVVFFDEHHARSIGLNPNGLKILFFTLLSASTVAALQTVGAFLVIAMVVTPGATAYQLSDRFGIVVILSVAIGAMTSLVGAYLSFFIDGATGGIIVVLQACVFVLTFVFAPKHGYLATRRRAKHVSATNLKAASKQKPKNIAASTGVPNDQLI, encoded by the coding sequence ATGATTGAAACTCTATTACAACCCTTCGAATATAGTTACATGGTAAATGCCATATTCATCAGTGCCTTGGTCGGAGGTGTATGCGCCTTCCTATCCGCCTACCTGATGCTTAAGGGCTGGTCCCTGATTGGCGATGCGCTGTCACACTCTATCGTTCCCGGTGTCGCCGGCGCCTATATGTTAGGTCTGCCCTTCGCGCTGGGCGCCTTCTTCTCCGGGGGGCTCGCGGCAACGACCATGCTATTTCTCAGTCAACGCTCTAAGCTCAAAGAAGATGCCATCATAGGACTTATCTTCACTTCCTTCTTCGGCCTCGGCCTGTTTATGGTCTCTCTTTCTCCCACTTCGGTGAACATTCAAACCATAGTGCTGGGCAATATTCTGGCCATCACCCCAGAAGATACCCTACAACTCCTGTTGATTAGCGGCATATCTCTGGTCGTATTAATGCTGAAATGGCGAGATCTTATGGTGGTTTTCTTCGATGAACACCATGCCAGAAGCATAGGCCTCAACCCCAATGGCCTGAAGATCCTCTTCTTCACTTTACTGAGTGCATCGACAGTGGCGGCGTTGCAGACAGTAGGCGCGTTTCTGGTTATTGCCATGGTCGTGACACCGGGGGCGACCGCTTATCAGCTTAGCGACCGATTTGGCATTGTCGTCATCTTGAGTGTCGCCATAGGCGCGATGACCTCATTAGTCGGCGCCTACCTGAGCTTTTTTATCGATGGGGCTACCGGCGGCATTATTGTGGTGCTACAGGCGTGCGTTTTCGTGCTGACATTTGTGTTCGCGCCTAAGCATGGCTACCTGGCGACAAGACGAAGGGCAAAACACGTCTCAGCCACTAACTTAAAAGCCGCCTCTAAACAAAAGCCGAAAAACATTGCAGCCAGTACAGGAGTCCCCAATGACCAGCTTATTTAA
- a CDS encoding GyrI-like domain-containing protein produces the protein MSEIKDVMVSPELVTQATICVCGLAVTTSNHAEQDVETQKIAPLWQQFMSRSEVQSNTQSPVYGCYYDYESDHNGEFSVLTGLLAGLSQAGAGNAELTELTLAAGEYLCFSAKGEMPGIVISLWGQIWQYFEASSCQFERSYNTDYECYTSMDGVDIYIGIKQK, from the coding sequence ATGAGTGAGATTAAGGACGTCATGGTATCACCAGAATTGGTTACTCAAGCGACCATATGTGTGTGTGGGCTGGCAGTAACGACATCGAATCACGCCGAACAAGATGTAGAGACACAGAAAATTGCCCCACTTTGGCAGCAATTTATGAGTCGTAGTGAAGTACAGAGCAATACTCAATCACCTGTTTATGGCTGTTACTATGACTATGAGTCCGATCATAATGGTGAGTTTTCTGTTCTTACGGGATTGTTGGCGGGTTTGAGTCAAGCGGGAGCTGGTAATGCTGAGTTAACTGAGCTGACGTTAGCTGCTGGGGAATACCTGTGTTTTAGTGCTAAGGGTGAGATGCCTGGGATTGTGATCAGCCTATGGGGCCAGATATGGCAGTACTTTGAAGCTAGCAGCTGTCAGTTTGAGCGCAGCTATAATACCGATTATGAATGCTATACCTCGATGGACGGGGTGGATATCTACATTGGTATAAAACAAAAATAG
- a CDS encoding manganese/iron ABC transporter ATP-binding protein has product MSKLASGLTVNDITVTYRNGHTAIHDASFDLPKGSITALVGVNGSGKSTLFKSIMGFVTLAKGKVEILGLSVKQALKSNLVAYVPQSEEIDWNFPVLVEDVVMMGRYGHMNMFRIANKRDEEMVNIALDRVNMRAFRKRQIGELSGGQKKRIFLARALAQEGQVILLDEPFTGVDVKTEDQIMALLRELRAEGKVILVSTHNLGSVPEFCDRTVLINRTVLAAGPTKSVFTQENLQQAFGGVLRHFVLGGKDLHQDDDARQVTLLTDHERPVVLYGDERDTQVVRSE; this is encoded by the coding sequence ATGAGTAAATTAGCAAGTGGACTCACAGTCAACGACATTACTGTCACCTACCGCAACGGTCATACAGCGATTCACGATGCCAGCTTTGACTTACCCAAGGGCTCTATCACAGCACTGGTCGGCGTTAATGGCAGCGGTAAGTCCACCCTATTTAAATCCATCATGGGCTTCGTCACTTTGGCAAAGGGTAAGGTTGAGATATTAGGTTTGTCAGTTAAACAGGCGCTAAAAAGCAACCTAGTGGCCTACGTCCCTCAGAGCGAAGAGATAGACTGGAACTTTCCTGTGTTGGTGGAAGATGTGGTCATGATGGGGCGATATGGCCATATGAACATGTTTCGCATCGCCAACAAGCGTGATGAAGAGATGGTGAATATTGCCCTAGACAGAGTCAACATGAGGGCATTTCGCAAGCGTCAAATCGGTGAACTGTCCGGCGGACAGAAGAAACGCATCTTTCTCGCCAGAGCTCTGGCCCAAGAAGGCCAAGTCATCTTGCTCGATGAACCTTTCACCGGCGTGGATGTGAAGACAGAAGATCAGATCATGGCACTACTGCGTGAGCTACGCGCCGAGGGCAAGGTTATCTTGGTATCGACCCATAATCTGGGCAGCGTGCCCGAGTTTTGTGACAGAACCGTCCTCATCAACCGCACCGTACTCGCCGCCGGCCCCACCAAGTCAGTATTCACTCAAGAGAATCTGCAGCAAGCATTTGGCGGCGTGTTGCGCCACTTCGTATTAGGCGGCAAAGATCTTCATCAGGATGATGACGCCAGACAGGTAACCTTGCTGACAGATCATGAGCGGCCAGTGGTGCTATATGGTGATGAGCGCGACACACAAGTGGTCAGAAGCGAATAG